A stretch of Mucilaginibacter terrae DNA encodes these proteins:
- the atpF gene encoding F0F1 ATP synthase subunit B: MEQLFEGLLNDHLGFVVWAALAFIILLILLGKFAWKPIMTAIGERERSIEDALLKAEAAKEEMARLTNENEQLLKEARAERDLILREAKHLKDQIVAEAKNSANVEGAKMIEKAKLEINSLKAIAMADVKNQVATLSLEIAEKVLRKEFANQNAQDELVADLLKEVKIK, translated from the coding sequence ATGGAACAATTATTTGAAGGTTTATTAAATGATCATTTAGGATTTGTGGTATGGGCTGCGTTAGCGTTCATCATCCTGCTTATCCTGCTGGGTAAATTTGCCTGGAAACCTATCATGACTGCTATTGGCGAGCGTGAGCGTTCAATTGAGGATGCTTTACTGAAAGCCGAAGCTGCTAAAGAAGAAATGGCCCGTTTAACTAACGAAAACGAGCAATTATTGAAGGAAGCACGTGCCGAACGCGATTTGATTTTACGCGAAGCTAAACATCTGAAAGATCAGATCGTAGCTGAAGCTAAGAACTCAGCTAATGTTGAAGGTGCTAAAATGATAGAAAAAGCAAAACTTGAAATTAACAGCCTTAAAGCTATTGCTATGGCTGATGTGAAAAACCAGGTAGCTACTTTATCATTAGAGATAGCCGAGAAAGTTTTACGCAAAGAGTTTGCCAACCAAAACGCACAAGATGAGTTGGTTGCCGATTTATTAAAGGAAGTAAAGATTAAATAA
- the atpE gene encoding ATP synthase F0 subunit C has translation MTGSIAALGAGLAVIGAGIGIGQVGGKAMEGIARQPEASSKIQTAMIIAAALIEGVALFGVVVALLGK, from the coding sequence ATGACTGGAAGTATTGCTGCATTAGGTGCAGGTTTAGCGGTTATCGGTGCTGGTATCGGTATCGGTCAGGTAGGTGGTAAAGCAATGGAAGGTATTGCTCGTCAGCCTGAAGCTTCTTCTAAAATTCAAACTGCAATGATCATCGCTGCTGCACTTATCGAAGGTGTTGCACTGTTCGGTGTGGTAGTTGCATTGTTAGGTAAATAA
- the atpB gene encoding F0F1 ATP synthase subunit A, with protein sequence MNSKKLFLSLILGVFLTLTTCKSFAIQHEEHPAEAANAEKEAFNPTTAILEHIADSHYWHVIGDVSIPLPIILFTDKGTEFFSGANFHHGHEAYQGQYYTYKLIEDKIRVVNAAGEVDKEASSHIYDFSVTKNVLAMWIAGLILFIIFFSIAASYKKRVGKAPKGLQSFIEPVIMFVRDEIARPNIGYRYERYMPVLLTIFFFIWINNILGLIPIIPGGTNVTGNILFTFVMSFIVLLVVNFSANKYYWKHIFMPPVPVWLYPIMIPVELIGVISKPFALMIRLYANISAGHIIVLSLISLIFIFKSFFIAPVSIVFVLFMDVLELLVAFLQAFIFTMLTALFIGTAVEEHHH encoded by the coding sequence TTGAACTCAAAAAAATTATTCCTCAGCCTTATTTTAGGTGTCTTTCTTACACTAACCACGTGTAAAAGTTTTGCTATACAACACGAAGAACACCCTGCTGAGGCTGCAAATGCAGAAAAGGAGGCCTTTAATCCTACCACTGCAATTCTTGAACACATTGCCGATTCGCACTATTGGCATGTGATTGGTGATGTATCTATCCCTTTGCCAATAATTTTGTTTACCGATAAGGGTACGGAGTTTTTTTCAGGCGCCAATTTCCATCACGGGCATGAGGCTTACCAGGGGCAGTACTATACTTATAAGCTTATTGAAGATAAGATTCGTGTGGTAAATGCTGCCGGCGAAGTTGATAAAGAAGCATCGAGCCATATTTATGATTTTTCGGTTACTAAAAACGTATTGGCTATGTGGATAGCGGGTTTGATCCTGTTTATTATCTTCTTTAGCATTGCTGCTTCCTACAAAAAACGTGTGGGTAAAGCCCCTAAAGGTTTGCAGTCATTTATCGAGCCGGTTATCATGTTTGTGCGCGATGAAATTGCGCGTCCTAATATTGGTTACCGTTACGAGCGTTATATGCCTGTTTTGTTAACTATATTCTTCTTTATATGGATCAACAATATATTGGGTTTAATTCCAATTATTCCGGGTGGAACCAACGTTACCGGTAATATCCTGTTTACGTTTGTAATGTCGTTCATTGTATTGTTGGTGGTAAACTTTAGCGCTAACAAGTACTACTGGAAACACATTTTTATGCCACCTGTACCGGTTTGGTTGTACCCGATCATGATTCCGGTAGAGTTAATAGGTGTTATCTCTAAGCCGTTTGCGTTAATGATTCGTTTGTACGCTAACATCTCGGCAGGTCACATCATCGTATTGAGCTTAATATCGTTGATATTCATCTTTAAGAGTTTCTTTATTGCCCCGGTTTCTATTGTGTTCGTATTATTTATGGACGTATTGGAATTACTGGTTGCATTTCTACAGGCGTTCATCTTTACCATGCTTACCGCTTTGTTTATCGGTACAGCTGTTGAGGAGCATCACCATTAA